A window from Pseudomonas alloputida encodes these proteins:
- the purL gene encoding phosphoribosylformylglycinamidine synthase has product MLILRGAPALSAFRHGKLLEQLSQKVPAVTGLYAEFAHFADVDGELTADQQQVLGRLLKYGPSVPVQEPTGRLFLVVPRLGTISPWASKASDIAHNCGLQSIQRLERGIAYYVAGTLSDADAELIAAELHDRMTQRVLGQLEQAADLFSHAQPKPMTSVDILAGGRDALAKANIDLGLALAEDEIDYLVNAFQGLKRNPNDIELMMFAQANSEHCRHKIFNASWDIDGQAQEKSLFGMIKNTYQMHNEGVLSAYKDNASVIVGNVAGRFFPNPETRQYGAVQEPVHILMKVETHNHPTAIAPFSGASTGSGGEIRDEGATGRGAKPKAGLTGFTVSNLRIPGFEQPWEQAYGKPERIVDALDIMIEGPLGGAAFNNEFGRPALTGYFRTFEQAINTPHGEEVRGYHKPIMLAGGMGNIREDHVQKGEITVGAKLIVLGGPAMLIGLGGGAASSVATGASSADLDFASVQRENPEMERRCQEVIDRCWQLGDENPIAFIHDVGAGGISNAFPELVNDGGRGGRFELRNVPNDEPGMAPHEIWSNESQERYVLAVSAVDFERFKAICERERCPFAVVGEATEEQHLTVSDSHFGNTPVDMPLDVLLGKPPRMHRSVTREAELGDDFDPSELDLDSAVQRVLNHPAVASKSFLITIGDRTITGLVARDQMVGPWQVPVADCAVTATSFDVYTGEAMAMGERTPLALLDAPASGRMAIGETLTNLAASRIEKLSDIKLSANWMSAAGHPGEDARLYDTVKAVGMELCPELGITIPVGKDSMSMKTKWSDEGVEKSVTSPMSLIITGFAPVTDIRKTLTPQLRMDKGETDLILIDLGRGKNRMGASILAQTYGKIAAQAPDVDDAEDLKAFFAVIQGLNADGHLLAYHDRSDGGLVTTVLEMAFAGHCGLDLQLDPLTDSKGEVPAILFNEELGAVIQVRQDATPDVLAQFSAAGLGEECVAVIGKPVNNAEVTISLNGEVLFDDDRRMLQRQWAETSYQIQRLRDNADCADQEFDLLLEEDNPGLSVKLGFDVNDDIAAPYIKKGVRPQVAILREQGVNGQVEMAAAFDRAGFAAIDVHMSDILAGRVDFEAFKGLVACGGFSYGDVLGAGEGWAKSALFNARARDAFQAFFERTDSFALGVCNGCQMMSNLHELIPGTEYWPHFVRNRSEQFEARVAMVEVQKSNSIFLQGMAGSRMPIAIAHGEGHAEFASEEALLEADVSGCVALRYVDNHGKVTEAYPANPNGSPRGITGLTSRDGRVTIMMPHPERVFRAVQNSWRPDEWQEDAALMRMFRNARVWVN; this is encoded by the coding sequence ATGTTGATCCTGCGCGGCGCTCCTGCCCTTTCTGCCTTTCGCCACGGTAAATTACTCGAGCAACTGAGCCAGAAAGTCCCCGCTGTTACTGGTTTGTATGCCGAATTTGCCCACTTCGCCGATGTCGACGGCGAGCTGACCGCCGACCAGCAGCAGGTGCTGGGCCGTCTGCTCAAGTACGGCCCGAGCGTGCCGGTACAGGAGCCGACGGGTCGTCTGTTCCTGGTGGTACCGCGCCTGGGCACCATTTCGCCATGGGCCAGCAAGGCCAGCGACATCGCCCACAACTGCGGCCTGCAGTCGATCCAGCGCCTGGAGCGCGGCATCGCCTACTACGTTGCCGGCACCCTGAGCGACGCTGATGCCGAACTGATCGCCGCCGAACTGCACGACCGCATGACCCAGCGTGTGCTCGGCCAGCTGGAGCAGGCCGCTGACCTGTTCAGCCACGCCCAGCCCAAGCCAATGACCTCGGTCGACATCCTGGCCGGCGGTCGCGACGCCCTGGCCAAGGCCAACATCGACCTGGGCCTGGCCCTGGCCGAAGACGAGATCGACTACCTGGTCAATGCCTTCCAGGGCCTCAAGCGCAACCCGAACGACATCGAACTGATGATGTTCGCCCAGGCCAACTCCGAGCACTGCCGCCACAAGATCTTCAACGCCAGTTGGGATATCGACGGCCAGGCCCAGGAAAAAAGCCTGTTCGGCATGATCAAGAACACCTACCAGATGCACAATGAAGGTGTGCTGTCGGCGTACAAGGACAACGCCTCGGTGATCGTCGGCAACGTTGCCGGCCGTTTCTTCCCGAACCCTGAAACCCGCCAGTACGGCGCGGTGCAGGAGCCGGTGCACATCCTGATGAAGGTGGAAACGCACAACCACCCGACCGCCATCGCCCCGTTCTCCGGCGCCTCCACCGGCTCCGGTGGCGAAATCCGCGACGAAGGTGCTACCGGCCGGGGCGCCAAGCCCAAGGCCGGCCTGACCGGCTTCACCGTGTCCAACCTGCGCATTCCGGGCTTCGAACAGCCTTGGGAGCAGGCCTATGGCAAGCCCGAGCGTATCGTCGACGCCCTCGACATCATGATCGAAGGCCCTCTTGGCGGCGCTGCGTTCAACAACGAATTCGGCCGCCCGGCCCTGACCGGGTACTTCCGTACCTTCGAGCAAGCCATCAACACCCCGCACGGTGAAGAAGTGCGCGGCTACCACAAGCCGATCATGCTCGCCGGCGGTATGGGCAACATCCGTGAAGACCACGTGCAGAAGGGCGAAATCACTGTCGGCGCCAAGCTGATCGTGCTCGGTGGCCCGGCCATGCTGATCGGCCTGGGCGGCGGCGCTGCTTCGTCGGTGGCTACCGGTGCCAGCTCGGCTGACCTGGACTTCGCTTCGGTACAGCGCGAAAACCCGGAAATGGAGCGCCGTTGCCAGGAGGTCATCGACCGTTGCTGGCAGCTGGGCGACGAAAACCCGATCGCCTTCATCCACGACGTGGGCGCTGGCGGTATTTCCAACGCCTTCCCTGAGCTGGTCAACGACGGTGGCCGCGGTGGTCGCTTCGAGCTGCGCAACGTGCCCAACGACGAGCCGGGCATGGCCCCGCACGAAATCTGGAGCAACGAATCGCAAGAGCGTTACGTGCTGGCCGTCAGCGCGGTCGACTTCGAGCGCTTCAAGGCCATCTGCGAGCGCGAACGTTGCCCGTTTGCCGTGGTGGGTGAAGCGACTGAAGAACAGCACCTGACCGTCAGCGACAGCCACTTCGGCAACACCCCGGTGGACATGCCGCTGGACGTGCTGCTGGGCAAGCCGCCGCGCATGCACCGTTCGGTTACCCGCGAAGCCGAGCTGGGCGATGACTTCGACCCGAGCGAGCTGGACCTGGACAGCGCCGTCCAGCGCGTGCTGAACCACCCGGCCGTGGCCAGCAAGAGCTTCCTGATCACCATTGGCGACCGCACCATCACCGGCCTGGTTGCCCGCGACCAGATGGTCGGCCCGTGGCAGGTTCCGGTGGCCGACTGCGCCGTTACCGCCACCAGCTTCGACGTCTACACCGGTGAAGCCATGGCCATGGGCGAGCGTACGCCGCTGGCGCTGCTGGATGCCCCGGCGTCCGGCCGCATGGCCATCGGCGAAACCCTGACCAACCTGGCGGCTTCGCGCATCGAAAAGCTGTCCGACATCAAACTGTCGGCCAACTGGATGTCCGCTGCTGGTCACCCAGGTGAAGACGCACGCCTGTACGACACCGTCAAGGCTGTCGGCATGGAGCTGTGCCCGGAGCTGGGCATCACCATTCCGGTCGGCAAAGACTCGATGTCGATGAAGACCAAGTGGAGCGACGAGGGCGTCGAGAAGAGCGTCACCTCGCCGATGTCGCTGATCATCACCGGCTTCGCCCCGGTCACCGACATCCGCAAGACCCTGACCCCGCAACTGCGCATGGACAAGGGCGAGACCGACCTGATCCTGATCGACCTGGGCCGCGGCAAAAACCGCATGGGCGCCTCGATCCTGGCCCAGACCTACGGCAAGATCGCGGCCCAGGCACCGGACGTCGACGACGCCGAAGACCTCAAGGCCTTCTTCGCCGTGATCCAGGGCCTGAACGCCGACGGCCACCTGCTGGCCTACCACGACCGTTCCGACGGCGGCCTGGTCACCACCGTGCTGGAAATGGCCTTCGCCGGCCACTGCGGCCTCGACCTGCAACTCGACCCGCTGACCGACAGCAAGGGCGAAGTGCCGGCCATCCTCTTCAACGAAGAGCTGGGTGCGGTGATCCAGGTTCGCCAGGATGCTACCCCGGACGTGCTGGCACAGTTCAGCGCTGCAGGCCTGGGTGAAGAGTGCGTCGCGGTGATCGGCAAGCCGGTCAACAACGCTGAAGTGACCATCAGCCTGAACGGCGAAGTGCTGTTCGACGATGACCGTCGCATGCTGCAGCGCCAGTGGGCTGAAACCAGCTACCAGATCCAGCGCCTGCGCGACAACGCCGACTGCGCTGATCAGGAGTTCGACCTGCTGCTCGAGGAAGACAACCCGGGCCTGTCGGTGAAGCTGGGCTTCGACGTCAACGACGACATCGCCGCGCCTTACATCAAGAAGGGCGTGCGCCCGCAAGTGGCCATCCTGCGCGAGCAGGGCGTCAACGGCCAGGTCGAGATGGCTGCTGCCTTCGACCGCGCCGGCTTCGCCGCCATCGACGTGCACATGAGCGATATTCTCGCTGGCCGTGTCGACTTCGAAGCCTTCAAGGGCCTGGTCGCCTGTGGCGGCTTCTCGTACGGTGACGTGCTGGGCGCTGGCGAAGGCTGGGCCAAGTCGGCGCTGTTCAACGCCCGTGCCCGTGACGCCTTCCAGGCCTTCTTCGAGCGTACCGACAGCTTCGCCCTGGGCGTGTGCAACGGTTGCCAGATGATGTCCAACCTGCACGAGCTGATCCCGGGCACCGAGTACTGGCCGCACTTCGTGCGCAACCGCTCGGAGCAGTTCGAGGCCCGCGTGGCCATGGTCGAAGTGCAGAAGTCCAACTCGATCTTCCTGCAGGGCATGGCCGGTTCGCGCATGCCGATCGCCATCGCCCACGGCGAAGGCCATGCCGAGTTCGCCAGCGAAGAAGCATTGCTGGAAGCCGATGTGTCCGGTTGCGTGGCCCTGCGCTACGTCGACAACCATGGCAAGGTCACCGAAGCCTACCCGGCCAACCCGAACGGCTCGCCGCGTGGTATCACCGGCCTGACCAGCCGCGACGGCCGCGTGACCATCATGATGCCGCACCCGGAGCGTGTGTTCCGCGCTGTGCAGAACTCCTGGCGCCCGGACGAGTGGCAGGAAGATGCTGCGCTGATGCGTATGTTCCGCAACGCGCGGGTGTGGGTGAACTAA
- a CDS encoding Nif3-like dinuclear metal center hexameric protein, which produces MYKLAFFVPASHVEVVKAAVFAAGGGRIGDYDHCAWQTLGQGQFRPLDGSQPFLGQAGQVEAVEEWKVELVVADELIVQVVAALKQSHPYETPAYEVWRLAEF; this is translated from the coding sequence GTGTACAAGCTCGCCTTCTTCGTCCCCGCCAGCCATGTCGAAGTGGTCAAGGCCGCTGTGTTCGCCGCGGGCGGCGGGCGCATCGGTGACTATGACCACTGCGCCTGGCAAACCCTTGGCCAGGGCCAGTTCCGCCCGTTGGACGGCAGCCAGCCGTTCCTCGGGCAAGCGGGCCAGGTCGAGGCGGTGGAAGAGTGGAAGGTGGAGCTGGTGGTGGCTGACGAGCTGATTGTGCAGGTCGTCGCTGCGCTCAAGCAGAGCCACCCGTACGAGACGCCAGCCTATGAAGTCTGGCGGCTCGCCGAGTTCTAG
- the tatC gene encoding twin-arginine translocase subunit TatC, with amino-acid sequence MSIAMDPAASMPLTEHLRDLRKRLVRCLALVALVFAGLFPFAQTLYTLISEPLRRFLPEGASMIATSVTSPFLAPFKLTAMCALFLAMPLLLHQAWGFLAPGLYRRERRIALPLLVSSIVLFYAGMAFAFFLVFPMMFGFFASVTPDGVAMMTDISQYLDFILALFLAFGLAFEIPVATFIVVWAGLADVATLRRSRPYVVVGCFVVGMILTPPDVFSQTMLAVPMWVLFEMGLLACGMLKRPEPGKEIVAGL; translated from the coding sequence ATGAGTATCGCCATGGACCCTGCCGCGAGCATGCCCCTGACCGAACACCTGCGCGACCTGCGCAAACGCCTGGTGCGTTGCCTGGCGCTGGTGGCATTGGTGTTCGCCGGCCTGTTCCCCTTTGCCCAGACACTGTACACGCTCATATCCGAGCCGCTACGGCGCTTTTTGCCGGAAGGCGCGAGCATGATCGCCACCAGCGTCACCTCGCCCTTTCTGGCACCGTTCAAGCTGACCGCGATGTGCGCCCTGTTCCTGGCCATGCCGCTGCTGCTGCATCAGGCCTGGGGTTTTCTGGCGCCGGGGCTGTACCGCCGTGAACGGCGCATTGCCCTGCCGCTGCTGGTATCGAGCATCGTTTTGTTCTATGCCGGCATGGCGTTCGCGTTCTTTCTGGTTTTCCCGATGATGTTCGGTTTCTTTGCCAGCGTGACACCGGACGGCGTGGCGATGATGACCGATATCAGCCAGTACCTGGACTTTATCCTGGCGCTGTTTCTGGCGTTCGGGCTGGCGTTCGAGATCCCGGTGGCGACGTTCATCGTGGTCTGGGCAGGGTTGGCCGATGTGGCCACATTGCGGCGCAGCAGGCCCTACGTGGTCGTCGGGTGCTTTGTGGTGGGGATGATCCTGACACCGCCGGATGTGTTTTCGCAGACGATGCTGGCAGTGCCGATGTGGGTGCTGTTCGAGATGGGGTTGCTGGCTTGTGGAATGTTGAAGCGGCCGGAGCCAGGCAAGGAGATTGTGGCTGGATTGTAG
- the tatB gene encoding Sec-independent protein translocase protein TatB yields the protein MFEVGFSELLLIGVVALLVLGPERLPVAARTLGRGLGQARRAMHALRTQVEREIEMPNLDQAPLQRLEQEIRQGISLNAEPANDAATAVLPKENAS from the coding sequence ATGTTCGAGGTAGGCTTCAGCGAGTTGCTGCTGATCGGCGTCGTCGCGCTGTTGGTGCTGGGCCCCGAGCGCCTGCCGGTGGCAGCCCGTACCCTCGGCCGCGGCCTGGGCCAGGCGCGCCGGGCCATGCACGCCTTGCGCACGCAGGTGGAGCGCGAAATCGAGATGCCCAACCTCGACCAGGCACCTCTGCAACGCCTGGAACAGGAGATCCGCCAGGGCATCAGCCTGAACGCGGAACCGGCCAATGATGCGGCCACGGCCGTGCTGCCCAAGGAAAATGCTTCATGA
- the tatA gene encoding twin-arginine translocase TatA/TatE family subunit, translated as MGGIGIWQLVIVLLIVFLLFGTKRLKGLGSDVGEAIQGFRKSMGGDNDASAADQAHVQQQCPLNGQVAQQSQADRQA; from the coding sequence ATGGGTGGCATTGGAATCTGGCAACTGGTGATCGTACTGCTGATCGTGTTCTTGCTGTTTGGTACCAAGCGCCTGAAGGGCCTGGGTAGCGATGTGGGCGAGGCGATCCAGGGTTTTCGCAAGTCCATGGGTGGTGACAATGACGCCAGCGCCGCTGACCAGGCGCATGTGCAGCAACAGTGCCCGCTGAACGGCCAAGTTGCCCAGCAATCTCAAGCGGACCGCCAGGCCTGA
- the gspK gene encoding type II secretion system minor pseudopilin GspK, with protein sequence MGGRQQQGAALLMVMVVLAMLAAGMAWLVEDGRRQVDEVRLLHQRVQVRAMEQAGLAYAGQALRDPAWRLSPLFWQALRGQPLNYDFGAGQAQLRVRDQHTCFNVNALLGADGERAERQLRYLLGNDMAAERLVDALADWLDADSDARLQGAESAQYLRQQPPRLAADQPMLDTSELNLLLEPDASRQARYPMLCALPQTTGWRLNANALGLEHLPLLEALYEGRYSRSLLSRIVSGRPASGFVDAAALRQALGAVDDETFERLSEGLLLNSGHFLLQLSFEEEGRVMRSEFQVEALGVVQWHARVPAQQVRVRSREPIAW encoded by the coding sequence ATGGGTGGAAGGCAACAGCAGGGTGCGGCCCTTTTGATGGTGATGGTGGTGCTGGCAATGCTGGCGGCGGGCATGGCCTGGCTGGTGGAAGATGGCCGGCGTCAGGTCGACGAAGTGCGCCTGCTGCACCAGCGAGTGCAGGTGCGGGCCATGGAGCAGGCCGGCCTGGCCTATGCCGGGCAGGCCCTGCGTGACCCCGCCTGGCGGCTCAGTCCGCTGTTCTGGCAAGCCTTGCGCGGGCAGCCGCTGAACTACGACTTTGGCGCTGGCCAGGCGCAGTTGCGGGTACGCGACCAGCACACCTGCTTCAACGTCAATGCATTGCTCGGCGCCGACGGCGAACGCGCCGAGCGCCAGTTGCGTTACTTACTGGGCAATGACATGGCGGCCGAACGCCTGGTCGATGCCCTGGCCGACTGGCTTGATGCCGACAGTGATGCCCGCCTGCAGGGCGCCGAGAGCGCCCAGTACCTGCGTCAGCAACCGCCACGGCTGGCGGCTGACCAGCCGATGCTCGACACCAGCGAGCTGAACCTGTTGCTGGAGCCGGACGCCAGCCGCCAGGCGCGTTACCCGATGCTGTGCGCCTTGCCCCAGACCACGGGTTGGCGGCTCAACGCCAATGCGCTGGGGTTGGAGCATCTGCCCCTGCTGGAGGCGCTGTATGAAGGGCGTTACTCGCGTTCGTTGCTCAGTCGCATTGTCAGCGGCAGGCCGGCGTCGGGGTTTGTGGACGCGGCTGCACTGCGTCAGGCGCTTGGGGCGGTGGATGACGAAACGTTCGAACGGTTGAGCGAAGGGCTGCTGCTCAACAGCGGGCATTTTCTGTTGCAGCTGTCGTTCGAGGAAGAGGGGCGGGTGATGCGCAGCGAATTCCAGGTGGAGGCGCTGGGGGTGGTGCAATGGCATGCCCGTGTACCTGCGCAACAAGTGCGGGTGCGTAGCCGGGAGCCGATAGCCTGGTAA